The proteins below come from a single Iocasia fonsfrigidae genomic window:
- a CDS encoding ABC transporter ATP-binding protein: MALLELKAVKKIYQQGKIEVPALRGIDLTVNKGEFTTVFGPSGSGKTTMLNMIGCLDKPSSGEINFNGQNLKKLDKKGLAMLRRYNIGFIFQSYNLIPVLTAYENVEFAIRLVDKHSKKEIRERVMKILADVGLDGLENRRPNELSGGQKQRVAIARALVKEPKLILADEPSANLDSKTSEEVLEVMVKMNEELGTTFIFSTHDPQVMDYAHRMLEIRDGLISQDKRGESYVSD, encoded by the coding sequence ATGGCTTTATTGGAATTAAAAGCAGTCAAAAAGATATATCAGCAGGGGAAAATTGAGGTGCCTGCTCTAAGGGGAATTGATCTGACGGTAAATAAGGGTGAATTTACTACTGTTTTTGGTCCTTCTGGTTCAGGAAAGACTACGATGTTAAATATGATTGGCTGTCTTGATAAACCCAGCAGTGGTGAAATAAACTTCAATGGTCAGAATCTTAAAAAACTGGATAAAAAAGGTCTGGCTATGCTCAGGAGATATAACATTGGGTTTATCTTTCAAAGCTATAACTTAATTCCTGTTCTGACAGCCTATGAGAACGTAGAATTTGCCATTAGATTAGTTGATAAACACAGTAAAAAAGAAATTAGAGAACGGGTAATGAAAATACTGGCAGATGTTGGCCTTGACGGCTTAGAAAACAGGAGACCTAATGAGTTATCAGGTGGTCAGAAACAGCGGGTAGCAATAGCCCGGGCCCTGGTAAAAGAACCAAAGCTAATTCTGGCTGATGAACCATCTGCCAATCTGGACTCCAAAACAAGTGAAGAGGTACTGGAGGTAATGGTTAAGATGAATGAGGAACTGGGGACTACCTTTATTTTCTCTACCCATGATCCCCAGGTGATGGATTATGCCCATCGTATGCTGGAAATTCGAGATGGTTTAATATCCCAGGATAAAAGGGGGGAAAGTTATGTTTCTGACTAA
- a CDS encoding ABC transporter permease: MFLTKLAFKNLVRHRNRTLITALIIAFAIFFFILMDSLIGGMTEMSYENIIEYEASHLQVVSHEYREEEDELPLKNLLTVDEQLIGVVKRVAGYQASLAELNFQARLNDGINELPVIGKGVNPDKLLDVFELQDKFVEGSIFSSGEYKAVMGKRLADLLKLKQGDYITLLVKDKNETFNTIDVEISGLLHTGNPKVNSSIVYLPLNIAQQALNVDNQVSKLIVRLENKDLAEISGHLLAENLKTLDNNLEVILWGDLEAVSVAGAKQMGNQMILAIILLIAAIAIINTVILAALERMKEIGMMKAMGLQRKEIIYTFVLESTGIGMLGGLIGLLLGGIGVWIFSKYGIDWGAMIGMDMSAFGMPIIGKMYGVWNLGTFLLVFGFGVFVSLLSSILPAYWAASKDPVEAIYHQ, translated from the coding sequence ATGTTTCTGACTAAACTGGCTTTTAAGAATTTGGTACGCCACCGTAATCGAACCCTGATTACTGCCCTTATTATTGCTTTTGCGATATTTTTCTTTATTTTAATGGATTCTTTGATTGGTGGTATGACTGAAATGTCTTATGAGAACATTATTGAATATGAGGCTAGTCATCTCCAGGTAGTAAGTCATGAGTACCGGGAAGAGGAAGATGAACTACCTTTGAAAAACCTGTTGACTGTTGATGAACAGCTAATAGGTGTAGTCAAGAGGGTTGCAGGGTACCAGGCTAGTTTAGCAGAGTTGAATTTTCAGGCCAGGTTAAATGATGGGATTAATGAACTCCCTGTAATAGGCAAAGGGGTTAATCCTGATAAGTTATTAGATGTATTTGAACTGCAGGATAAGTTTGTGGAAGGTTCAATTTTTTCGTCAGGGGAGTACAAGGCCGTTATGGGAAAGAGACTGGCTGATTTGCTTAAATTAAAACAGGGTGATTATATTACACTGCTGGTGAAAGATAAAAATGAAACCTTTAATACAATTGATGTAGAGATATCAGGTCTGCTTCATACAGGTAATCCTAAGGTTAATAGTAGTATTGTTTATCTTCCCCTTAATATTGCTCAACAGGCCCTTAATGTCGATAATCAGGTGAGTAAGCTAATAGTCAGATTAGAAAATAAAGATTTGGCCGAAATCTCCGGCCATCTGCTGGCAGAAAATTTAAAAACTTTAGATAACAACCTTGAGGTGATCTTATGGGGAGACCTGGAAGCGGTATCAGTAGCCGGGGCTAAGCAGATGGGGAATCAAATGATTCTAGCTATTATATTATTGATTGCAGCAATTGCTATTATTAATACAGTAATTCTGGCTGCCCTGGAAAGAATGAAAGAGATCGGTATGATGAAGGCTATGGGTTTACAAAGAAAAGAGATTATTTATACCTTTGTTCTGGAATCAACTGGAATTGGTATGCTGGGAGGTTTAATTGGTTTATTATTAGGGGGTATTGGTGTCTGGATATTTTCAAAATATGGAATAGACTGGGGTGCTATGATAGGTATGGATATGTCTGCTTTTGGGATGCCAATTATCGGGAAAATGTATGGTGTCTGGAATCTAGGGACTTTTCTACTGGTCTTTGGCTTTGGGGTATTTGTATCGTTGTTGTCCAGTATTTTACCAGCTTATTGGGCAGCCAGTAAAGACCCGGTTGAGGCTATTTATCATCAATAA
- a CDS encoding ABC transporter permease, whose amino-acid sequence MSFLAKIAFKNLFRHKLRTIVSIMAIVFAVMIVVFARGYIVGLIDSTFADHIQYNSGHIKIVAQEYQQQERILPLIYPVDGFNGQELNGMIESLKEIDEVERVVPRLKYGAMVSTEDELVTMIGWGVDPTQEIEFTDIEDKLLKGRMVQKGQLEVVMGTALLKKLNRQLGDKVTILSNTAFNSLKGVTFKIVGSIETGIKMLDEIVFYLPLDQAQDILYMEDQVTELLLVTENRNLVEQVLPDVKDLLTRNGAADRYLALGYKETSDLLPYMEMAKLIYNQIYIFLVLLACIVVVNTMIMIVKERTKEIGMMSALGLESKDILWLFIIEGGIMGVIGSFFGALFGSLLNAYLSVRGIDFSSALTGFSSDIIIKSIIYPVSSTGNTIYAFVLGVIIVTIACIIPARRAAKLEPTEAMR is encoded by the coding sequence ATGAGCTTTCTTGCTAAAATTGCCTTTAAAAACCTGTTTAGACATAAATTAAGGACGATTGTCTCCATTATGGCTATTGTTTTTGCGGTTATGATTGTTGTTTTTGCCAGAGGGTATATAGTTGGCTTGATAGATTCAACTTTTGCTGATCATATTCAATATAATTCTGGACACATCAAGATAGTTGCTCAGGAATACCAGCAGCAGGAGCGTATCCTGCCCCTCATTTATCCGGTGGATGGCTTTAATGGTCAGGAATTGAATGGGATGATTGAAAGTTTAAAGGAAATTGATGAAGTCGAGAGGGTAGTCCCCAGGTTAAAGTATGGGGCTATGGTTAGTACAGAAGATGAATTAGTAACCATGATCGGCTGGGGTGTTGACCCAACTCAAGAAATTGAGTTTACTGATATTGAGGATAAACTGCTTAAAGGCAGAATGGTACAAAAAGGTCAGCTGGAAGTCGTTATGGGAACAGCCCTGTTAAAAAAGTTAAATCGTCAGCTTGGTGATAAAGTAACTATTTTATCCAATACAGCCTTTAACTCTTTAAAGGGTGTTACCTTCAAAATAGTTGGCAGTATAGAAACAGGGATTAAAATGCTTGATGAAATTGTCTTCTATCTACCTCTTGACCAGGCTCAAGACATATTATATATGGAAGATCAGGTGACCGAACTCTTGCTGGTAACAGAGAACAGGAACCTAGTTGAACAGGTATTACCTGATGTTAAAGATTTACTGACCAGGAACGGGGCTGCAGATAGGTATCTGGCCCTGGGTTACAAAGAGACCAGTGACCTCTTACCCTACATGGAAATGGCTAAGTTAATTTATAATCAGATCTATATCTTTCTGGTACTATTAGCCTGTATTGTAGTTGTTAATACTATGATCATGATTGTTAAAGAACGGACCAAGGAAATCGGGATGATGTCTGCCTTGGGACTGGAAAGTAAGGATATTTTATGGCTCTTTATTATCGAGGGTGGAATTATGGGGGTTATTGGTAGCTTTTTTGGGGCTTTATTTGGTTCACTGCTCAATGCCTATCTATCTGTAAGGGGTATTGATTTTAGTTCTGCATTGACTGGATTTAGTTCAGATATTATAATCAAATCAATTATTTATCCAGTTTCTTCAACCGGAAATACTATCTATGCCTTTGTGTTAGGTGTTATTATTGTTACTATCGCCTGTATTATTCCAGCCCGTAGGGCGGCTAAACTAGAACCTACTGAGGCTATGCGATAA
- a CDS encoding outer membrane lipoprotein-sorting protein has product MKNIILLFFCFFTVVVIITPVSAITAEEIINQRDKNEYLEAARVESEMLIVNGNRKMSKTMESFIEGNNALSHFTNPRDRGTKFLKRGDDLWMFFPDAEDIVKISGHMLNQGMMGSDFSYQDMMESDKLTDLYNFELIGEEELHGRQCYVLEGIAKENKEVSYYRRRSWIDKERFIGLKEELYAQSGRLLKIMNVNRVEQIDDRWYPIESVMENKLRKNTSTDFIIKSIEFNPGIPAGTFSLENMQ; this is encoded by the coding sequence GTGAAAAACATAATTTTACTATTTTTTTGTTTTTTTACGGTAGTTGTTATTATTACTCCTGTTAGTGCTATTACTGCTGAAGAGATTATCAATCAAAGGGATAAAAACGAATATCTTGAAGCAGCTAGAGTAGAGTCAGAGATGCTTATTGTTAATGGTAATCGGAAAATGTCCAAGACAATGGAGTCTTTTATTGAGGGGAATAATGCTTTATCCCATTTTACTAATCCACGTGATAGGGGAACTAAGTTTTTAAAGAGGGGTGATGACCTCTGGATGTTCTTTCCTGATGCTGAAGATATAGTAAAGATCTCCGGTCATATGCTTAACCAGGGTATGATGGGTAGTGATTTTTCATATCAGGATATGATGGAATCTGATAAATTGACAGATTTATATAATTTTGAACTGATTGGTGAGGAAGAGTTGCATGGACGTCAGTGTTATGTTTTAGAGGGTATAGCTAAGGAAAATAAAGAGGTTTCTTATTATCGACGCAGGTCCTGGATCGATAAGGAGAGATTTATTGGTCTTAAGGAAGAACTATATGCCCAGAGCGGTCGTTTATTAAAAATAATGAATGTTAATAGGGTTGAGCAGATAGATGACCGCTGGTATCCAATTGAATCAGTAATGGAAAATAAACTGAGGAAGAATACCAGTACTGATTTTATTATTAAATCAATAGAATTCAACCCTGGAATACCTGCTGGAACCTTTAGTCTGGAAAATATGCAGTAA
- a CDS encoding aminotransferase-like domain-containing protein, whose amino-acid sequence MSNIFSERIIDVPKSFIREILKVAVEPDIISFAGGLPNRDLFPVSALQEASNDVFDSAGKEVLQYSNTEGYLPLREYIAQRYETKKGIKVSPENILITNGSQQGLDLLAKVFLNQGDEIIIEEPGYLGAIQAFSIYSPSFRTVQLSDEGLNIQELTGVLNTYNPKLMYTVPNFQNPSGISYAKSNREAVASLIKDKDIYLIEDDPYGELRYIGEDIISFKKILPEQTILLGSFSKVVAPSFRIGWVVAPDFIMEKLIIAKQASDLHTNYISQRILDQYLSDNDLNEHISLIKDTYNRQRKAMLNSITKYFSDEIKCTKPEGGMFLWVTLPDDIPAMEFFDLAIQNKVAFVPGDPFYINKKNTSTLRLNYSCVDEKNIEMGIKRLADTFARVIK is encoded by the coding sequence GTGAGCAATATATTCTCAGAACGCATAATAGATGTTCCTAAGTCATTTATCAGGGAAATATTAAAAGTAGCTGTAGAACCAGATATAATATCCTTTGCTGGGGGGCTGCCCAATAGAGATCTTTTTCCAGTATCAGCTCTTCAGGAAGCAAGTAATGATGTTTTTGATTCAGCAGGAAAAGAGGTATTACAATATAGTAATACAGAAGGATACCTCCCTTTAAGGGAATATATTGCCCAAAGATATGAAACAAAAAAAGGTATTAAGGTATCCCCTGAAAATATACTTATTACCAATGGTTCACAACAGGGATTAGATCTCCTTGCTAAGGTATTTTTAAATCAAGGGGATGAAATTATAATTGAGGAACCTGGGTATCTAGGAGCTATTCAGGCTTTTTCTATATATAGTCCATCATTTAGAACAGTTCAACTCTCTGATGAGGGTTTAAATATACAGGAACTGACAGGGGTACTTAATACGTATAATCCTAAATTAATGTACACAGTCCCTAATTTTCAAAATCCTTCAGGTATTTCTTATGCAAAGTCTAATAGGGAAGCTGTAGCCAGTCTTATCAAAGATAAAGATATTTATTTAATAGAAGACGATCCCTATGGTGAGCTGAGGTATATCGGGGAGGATATAATCTCATTTAAAAAAATATTACCAGAACAAACTATACTGTTAGGGTCTTTTTCAAAAGTAGTGGCCCCTTCCTTTAGAATTGGTTGGGTTGTGGCCCCAGATTTTATTATGGAAAAACTTATTATTGCCAAACAGGCCTCAGATCTACACACTAATTATATTAGTCAGAGGATTCTAGATCAGTATCTAAGTGACAATGATCTTAATGAACATATTTCCTTGATTAAAGATACTTATAACAGACAGAGGAAAGCAATGTTAAATAGTATTACAAAGTATTTCTCTGATGAAATTAAATGTACTAAACCTGAAGGGGGAATGTTTTTGTGGGTAACCTTACCAGATGACATACCAGCTATGGAATTTTTTGATCTGGCAATTCAAAATAAAGTTGCCTTTGTACCAGGTGACCCTTTCTATATAAACAAGAAAAATACTAGTACTTTAAGGTTAAATTATTCATGTGTAGATGAAAAGAACATTGAAATGGGAATAAAAAGATTAGCTGATACATTTGCCAGAGTAATAAAGTAA
- a CDS encoding S-layer homology domain-containing protein, which produces MKKFLIAMLLVLALTASAFAASFADVPSSHWAYQAVNKLIASGILSGYPDGTFKGQNNLSRYEIAVVVARVLEEIEAEQAALADKVEDAANNLSIGEAQQVNQIVKSLVAKNTGEELSNQQADEVRSIVQALTYEFKPELTDLGVAVDELDSRLTAVEADVKGLKADKPKITFGAWGRAIVAPGMEPDDGDTRPQQTVSWGWDNARIGWTMKGESADGNIGIHIDSNADGGGFGHQDQQKVWAKPSENITLEVGPSVFFDKLRGNAAYGAWNWMRFNTQDDEDAIFVRGKAGKGDGKTPYRSAEAQDGINGGALVHYDKDNLTLYASFDQSDGGTVVAEEKDSSGTVIQKEVKEKEYTTAKMFKRGQYGVGYATDFGLVRAQYIGKATYAKDPSDDEMEEYGVFNAAVRFDKLASDFTLDVGLFVPTDDPEDCGEYKGLNAYANYTGVDKWTLHSTVQTKFDKADVDGDEDLAFQLGFGGDYDLADGAYTINTDLRYFNENWMYDEKRFEEYGGDGDQIGFLVGIAKNLENGKVGIGLEYTTHSFNGHDSTYDGDEENWAFPIVVEYSF; this is translated from the coding sequence ATGAAAAAATTTCTTATTGCTATGTTGCTTGTTTTAGCTTTAACTGCTTCTGCATTTGCTGCTTCTTTTGCAGATGTGCCTTCAAGTCACTGGGCATACCAGGCAGTTAATAAACTTATTGCTTCTGGTATTCTTTCCGGATATCCAGATGGGACTTTCAAAGGCCAGAATAATCTGAGCCGTTATGAAATCGCTGTTGTTGTGGCCCGTGTTCTTGAGGAAATTGAAGCAGAACAGGCAGCTTTAGCTGACAAAGTTGAAGATGCTGCTAACAATTTGAGTATTGGTGAAGCTCAACAGGTTAATCAGATCGTTAAATCGCTTGTGGCTAAAAACACTGGTGAGGAATTAAGTAATCAACAGGCTGACGAAGTGCGCAGTATAGTCCAGGCTCTGACTTATGAATTCAAGCCAGAACTTACTGACTTAGGTGTTGCTGTTGATGAGTTAGACAGCAGATTAACTGCTGTAGAAGCAGATGTTAAGGGTTTGAAAGCAGATAAACCTAAAATTACTTTCGGTGCCTGGGGACGTGCTATTGTTGCTCCAGGGATGGAGCCTGATGATGGAGACACTCGTCCTCAACAGACTGTATCCTGGGGTTGGGATAACGCCCGTATCGGTTGGACTATGAAAGGTGAAAGTGCAGATGGAAACATAGGTATCCATATTGATAGCAATGCTGATGGCGGTGGATTTGGCCACCAGGACCAACAGAAAGTATGGGCAAAACCTTCTGAAAATATTACTCTTGAAGTAGGACCATCAGTATTTTTTGATAAATTACGTGGTAATGCTGCCTATGGTGCCTGGAACTGGATGCGTTTTAACACACAGGACGATGAAGATGCTATCTTCGTTCGTGGTAAAGCAGGTAAGGGAGACGGAAAGACCCCTTATCGCAGCGCTGAAGCCCAGGATGGTATAAATGGTGGTGCCCTAGTTCATTATGATAAAGACAATTTAACTTTATATGCTTCCTTTGATCAGAGTGATGGTGGTACTGTTGTGGCGGAAGAAAAAGATTCTAGTGGTACGGTTATTCAGAAGGAAGTAAAAGAAAAAGAGTATACTACTGCTAAGATGTTTAAACGTGGTCAGTATGGTGTTGGCTATGCTACTGATTTTGGATTGGTCCGTGCTCAGTACATAGGAAAAGCAACATATGCAAAAGACCCAAGTGATGATGAGATGGAGGAATATGGTGTTTTTAATGCTGCAGTAAGATTTGACAAGCTGGCATCTGATTTCACCCTTGACGTTGGTTTGTTTGTTCCAACTGATGATCCTGAAGATTGTGGAGAATATAAAGGGTTAAATGCTTATGCTAATTATACTGGTGTAGATAAGTGGACTTTGCATAGTACAGTTCAAACCAAGTTTGATAAAGCAGATGTAGATGGTGATGAAGATTTAGCTTTTCAACTTGGTTTTGGGGGCGACTATGACTTAGCTGATGGTGCCTATACTATTAATACCGATTTACGTTATTTCAATGAAAACTGGATGTACGATGAAAAGAGATTTGAAGAATATGGGGGAGATGGCGATCAAATTGGTTTCTTAGTAGGTATTGCTAAAAACTTAGAAAATGGTAAAGTTGGTATAGGTCTGGAATACACTACTCATTCATTCAATGGTCATGATAGTACATATGATGGAGACGAGGAGAACTGGGCATTTCCTATCGTTGTTGAGTACTCGTTCTAA
- a CDS encoding helix-turn-helix domain-containing protein — MLSYYSDKNIDIFEIKKCLNVMQSEKAHFHHELSIALIDRGGTSVKFENKTYNFTAKDLIIFPPGLVHCCNPYSLENWGFTMVYLDYGWFKGIFKLEFKENEVFSYKLSRGEYLRLKNNLLFLEKRVDYISKKKCLIRILEKYLIQNMRKFNDIRIDLLEKERIKRVREYIEDNINQKVTLNELSNFSGISKYHLMRTFKKMYKVSPLTYQRNLRFNLAKKGLKEGGDISKIAVSLGYYDQSHFTNEFKKFSGTTPDDYRKNLCI, encoded by the coding sequence ATGTTATCTTATTATTCAGATAAAAACATTGATATTTTTGAAATAAAAAAATGTCTTAATGTTATGCAATCGGAAAAAGCGCATTTTCATCATGAATTATCTATTGCCTTGATTGATAGAGGAGGTACTTCAGTAAAATTTGAGAATAAGACTTATAATTTCACTGCAAAAGATTTAATAATCTTCCCCCCTGGATTGGTTCACTGTTGTAACCCTTATAGTTTAGAAAACTGGGGATTTACAATGGTTTATCTTGATTATGGCTGGTTTAAGGGTATTTTCAAACTGGAATTTAAGGAAAATGAGGTGTTTAGTTATAAGTTGAGTAGGGGTGAATATTTGAGACTGAAAAACAATCTCTTGTTTTTAGAAAAGAGGGTTGATTATATAAGTAAGAAAAAGTGTTTAATAAGAATATTGGAAAAATATCTAATTCAAAATATGAGAAAATTTAATGATATTAGAATTGATTTATTAGAGAAAGAGAGGATTAAAAGGGTAAGGGAATATATTGAGGACAATATTAACCAGAAAGTAACCTTAAATGAATTATCGAATTTTTCCGGTATAAGTAAATATCATTTAATGAGAACATTTAAAAAAATGTATAAGGTATCACCACTTACTTATCAGAGGAATCTAAGGTTTAATCTTGCTAAAAAAGGGCTTAAGGAGGGTGGGGATATTTCAAAAATTGCGGTTAGTTTAGGGTATTATGACCAGAGTCATTTTACTAATGAGTTTAAAAAATTTTCAGGGACGACTCCAGATGATTATAGAAAGAATTTGTGTATATAA
- a CDS encoding DMT family transporter — protein sequence MERDSINGYLLAFFTILIWSTTYIFTKNLLQELTPYEILFYRFGLAYLILWLISPKFDLDLSLKKEVFFFTLGLLGVTAYYLLENIALKYTQASNVGLIVSSIPMFTAVIAHFLHEDELFHKNIVYGFILSMFGIFLVIFNGKYILDLNPVGDILALLCAVIFAVYSNLLKKLNSGLRRILIIRKIFFYGLITMTPVIIYNNIEIQFKKLLDINILGGFLFLALLASILAFIMWYKAIELLGTIKTSSFIYLVPLITMVSSSIFLKEEINIIMITGGVLILFGVYLSERKTSSRKGQKNWSV from the coding sequence ATGGAAAGAGATAGTATAAACGGATATTTACTGGCTTTTTTTACAATTTTAATCTGGTCAACGACATATATTTTTACTAAAAATCTATTACAGGAGTTAACACCATATGAGATATTGTTTTATAGATTTGGTTTAGCCTATCTTATTTTATGGCTTATATCTCCTAAATTTGATTTAGATCTAAGTCTTAAAAAAGAAGTTTTCTTTTTCACCCTGGGGTTACTTGGTGTAACGGCTTATTATTTATTAGAAAATATAGCCTTGAAATATACCCAGGCCTCAAATGTAGGCTTAATCGTATCATCAATTCCAATGTTTACAGCGGTAATTGCTCATTTCCTGCATGAGGATGAATTATTTCATAAAAATATAGTCTATGGGTTTATACTTTCCATGTTCGGCATTTTTTTGGTTATTTTTAATGGTAAATATATTTTAGATTTAAACCCAGTTGGAGATATTTTAGCCCTATTATGTGCAGTAATATTTGCAGTGTATTCTAATCTTTTAAAAAAATTAAATAGTGGTTTAAGGAGGATTCTGATAATACGAAAGATATTTTTTTATGGTTTAATAACAATGACTCCTGTTATAATTTATAATAATATTGAGATTCAGTTCAAAAAATTACTGGATATCAATATCCTGGGTGGTTTTTTGTTTTTAGCTTTACTGGCATCAATCTTAGCCTTTATTATGTGGTATAAAGCAATTGAGTTACTTGGTACCATAAAGACAAGTAGTTTTATATACCTGGTTCCCTTAATAACAATGGTATCATCATCTATATTTCTAAAGGAAGAGATCAATATTATTATGATTACAGGGGGAGTTTTAATTTTGTTTGGGGTATATTTAAGTGAGCGGAAAACAAGTAGTAGAAAAGGGCAAAAAAATTGGTCTGTGTAA
- a CDS encoding alpha/beta hydrolase family protein has protein sequence MRWERENIILRKTILILVLLLISMMILSGCVSYDHLSKHSITQENDFTNYYVFKEGNDNKDSLIIFIGGSGYSSVLGLKEYGIWKTITLAYDLQNKLLSDFDILVPEKKNIKMGKNHENERRVLENYTLEQRVSTASLVIDKYLENKQYKEIILLGFSEGGYILPRIYLNLKSKERISGLAVLSAGGLSQYNSLKTLSEKDYSYPEGYKNELKRLEEVVEDIKQNPDTINKRYLGLPYKRWSSFMFYRPLDDLLKIDIPIFMGQGEMDMMSPVDSARKVKEEFEKMHKENLTYIEYKDKGHGFNGEFETIIKDIEDWFRKEIR, from the coding sequence ATGAGATGGGAGAGGGAGAATATTATCTTAAGAAAAACAATTCTAATTTTAGTTTTACTGTTGATTTCTATGATGATTTTATCTGGCTGTGTTAGTTATGATCATCTTAGCAAACACAGTATTACACAGGAAAATGATTTCACAAATTATTATGTGTTTAAAGAGGGTAATGATAATAAAGATAGTTTGATTATATTTATTGGAGGTAGTGGTTATAGCTCTGTTTTGGGCTTAAAGGAATATGGAATATGGAAAACAATCACACTTGCTTATGACTTACAGAATAAGCTGCTTTCTGATTTTGATATTTTAGTTCCAGAAAAAAAGAATATTAAAATGGGGAAAAATCATGAAAATGAAAGAAGGGTTCTGGAAAACTATACCCTGGAACAGCGAGTCTCAACTGCCTCTCTGGTAATTGATAAGTATTTAGAAAATAAGCAATATAAGGAGATTATTTTGCTGGGATTTTCTGAAGGGGGTTATATTTTACCTCGTATATATTTAAATTTAAAAAGTAAAGAGAGGATATCTGGTTTAGCAGTCTTGTCTGCTGGTGGTTTATCCCAGTATAATTCCTTGAAAACACTTAGTGAAAAGGATTATTCATACCCTGAAGGATACAAAAATGAACTTAAGCGTTTAGAAGAAGTGGTGGAAGATATAAAACAAAATCCAGATACTATTAATAAAAGGTATTTAGGTTTACCATATAAAAGATGGTCAAGTTTTATGTTTTATCGTCCTTTAGATGATCTGCTAAAAATAGATATACCGATTTTTATGGGACAGGGTGAGATGGATATGATGTCGCCTGTGGATAGTGCTAGAAAGGTAAAAGAGGAGTTTGAAAAAATGCATAAAGAAAATCTTACCTATATTGAGTATAAGGATAAAGGTCATGGCTTTAATGGGGAATTTGAAACTATTATTAAGGATATAGAGGATTGGTTTAGGAAAGAAATCAGGTAA
- a CDS encoding VOC family protein, producing the protein MKYKCALFVVDNMEKAKNFYIEILGQEIKYDFGESVTFEGGFAIHEKEHFSYLLGGLAIHKNPNNSELYFEYDDLEQLENKLEKEKVEFIHQVKEQPWRQKVLRFYDLDKNIIEVGESLEHLVYRLWNEGKSYEEIAEITDMDNEFVEKSIKKFSGR; encoded by the coding sequence ATGAAATATAAGTGTGCTTTGTTTGTAGTTGATAACATGGAAAAAGCCAAAAATTTTTATATTGAGATTCTGGGTCAAGAGATTAAATATGATTTTGGGGAAAGTGTAACCTTTGAAGGTGGTTTTGCAATACACGAAAAGGAGCACTTTAGTTATCTACTCGGAGGGTTAGCAATACATAAAAACCCCAATAATTCAGAACTTTATTTTGAGTATGATGACCTTGAACAACTCGAAAATAAATTAGAAAAAGAAAAAGTAGAATTTATTCATCAAGTAAAAGAACAACCCTGGAGACAGAAGGTGTTAAGGTTTTATGATCTCGATAAAAATATTATCGAGGTAGGTGAATCCCTAGAACATCTAGTTTATCGATTATGGAATGAAGGAAAAAGTTATGAGGAAATAGCTGAAATAACAGATATGGATAATGAATTTGTAGAAAAATCAATCAAAAAATTTTCCGGGAGATAA
- a CDS encoding GNAT family N-acetyltransferase — MSISLAVPNDIIEIMELVKSCIIDLEAHKIYQWNKNYPTVDHFEGDIENKSLYIFKDGGVNQGIITINETQPLEYKKLDWLIDDSRVMVIHRLAVKPIFQRQGTGQRLMNFAENFAFNNDYDSIRLDAYSGNPRAIKFYENRGYKKIGQVFFPGRTLPFYCYEKIVR, encoded by the coding sequence ATGTCAATCAGCCTGGCAGTTCCAAATGATATTATAGAGATTATGGAGTTGGTAAAAAGCTGTATCATTGATCTGGAAGCACATAAGATTTATCAATGGAATAAAAATTACCCTACTGTAGATCATTTTGAAGGGGATATAGAAAATAAGTCATTATATATTTTTAAAGATGGAGGAGTAAATCAGGGAATTATAACAATTAATGAAACCCAGCCCCTTGAATATAAAAAACTAGACTGGTTAATTGATGATAGCAGAGTAATGGTTATCCATAGATTAGCTGTAAAACCTATTTTTCAAAGACAGGGAACTGGGCAAAGGCTTATGAATTTTGCAGAAAATTTTGCCTTTAACAATGATTATGATTCAATTAGATTAGATGCCTATAGTGGTAACCCGAGGGCGATCAAGTTTTATGAAAATAGAGGATATAAGAAAATTGGCCAGGTGTTTTTTCCAGGAAGGACTCTCCCGTTTTATTGTTATGAAAAAATAGTTCGCTAA